The proteins below come from a single Acanthopagrus latus isolate v.2019 chromosome 4, fAcaLat1.1, whole genome shotgun sequence genomic window:
- the btbd10b gene encoding BTB/POZ domain-containing protein 10 isoform X2 → MAASLQSYDSNSSDTENWERKATSRPRKLCKHSSSQARASRVEAEQRKMSLHGASGGCERSRDRRRSSDRSRDSSHEREGQLTPCIRNVTSPTRQHNSDRERDGGSSSRPNSPRPQRVSPSGSSSSGVVSSRNSSLSSTEGTFKSLGVGEMVFVYENPKEGGASATIGNRNIRTSERVTLIVDNTRFVVDPSIFTAQPNTMLGRMFGSGREHNFTRPNEKGEYEVAEGISSTVFRAILDYYKSGIIRCPDGISIPELREACDYLCISFDYSTIKCRDLSALMHELSNDGARRQFEFYLEEMVLPLMVASAQSGERECHIVVLTDDDVVDWDEEYPPQMGEEYSQIIYSTKLYRFFKYIENRDVAKSVLKERGLKKIRLGIEGYPTYKEKVKKRPGGRPEVIYNYVQRPFIRMSWEKEEGKSRHVDFQCVKSKSITNLAAAAADIPQDQLVVMHPGPQVDELDILPNHPPSGNHYSNNYSNEPDPDAPSPAV, encoded by the exons ATGGCAGCGAGTCTGCAGTCATATGACAGTAACTCCAGTGACACCGAAAACTGGGAACGAAAAGCAACAAGCCGACCCCGCAAACTCTGCAAGCATTCGAG CAGCCAGGCCCGAGCATCTCGAGTGGAGGCCGAACAGAGGAAGATGAGCCTGCATGGTGCCAGTGGAGGCTGTGAACGCTCACGTGACCGCCGCCGCTCCAGCGATCGCTCCAGGGACTCCTCACACGAGAGAGAAGGCCAGCTCACCCCCTGCATTCGCAACGTCACCTCACCCACCCGCCAGCACAACAGTG ACCGTGAACGAGATGGTGGCTCATCATCGAGGCCTAATAGTCCTCGGCCTCAGAGAGTTTCTCCGagtggctccagcagcagcggGGTGGTGAGCAGCCGCAACAGCAGCCTGTCCAGCACTGAAGGCACATTCAAGAGCTTGGGAGTTGGAGAAATGGTTTTTGTCTATGAGAATCCCAAGGAGGGGGGAGCGAGTGCCACCATCGGAAACCGAAACATTCGGACCTCAGAAAGAGTCACTTTGATTGTTGACAACACACGCTTCGTAGTTGATCCTTCCATCTTCACTGCACAACCCAACACAATGTTGGGCAG AATGTTCGGATCTGGAAGAGAACATAATTTCACACGACCCAACGAGAAGGGGGAGTACGAGGTGGCTGAGGGCATTAGCTCAACAGTTTTTCGCGCAATTCTG GATTACTACAAATCTGGGATAATCCGCTGTCCTGATGGAATCTCCATCCCTGAGTTGCGGGAGGCGTGTGACTATCTATGCATTTCCTTCGACTACAGCACCATCAAATGCAGAGACCTCA GTGCCCTGATGCACGAGCTGTCCAATGACGGAGCTCGGCGACAATTTGAGTTTTACCTGGAGGAAATGGTTCTGCCTTTGATGGTGGCCAGCGCCCAGAGCGGGGAGAGGGAATGTCACATTGTAGTcctcactgatgatgatgtggttGACTGGGATGAAGAATATCCACCACAAATGGGAGAAGAGTATTCGCAGA TCATCTACAGCACAAAACTGTACAGATTTTTCAAGTATATTGAGAACCGAGATGTTGCCAAATCAGTCTTAAAGGAGAGAggattaaagaaaataagacTGGGCATTGAAG GCTATCCCACATATAAAGAGAAAGTCAAAAAACGGCCAGGAGGTCGTCCAGAGGTCATTTACAACTACGTCCAGAGGCCCTTCATCCGCATGTCCTGGGAAAAGGAAGAGGGTAAAAGTCGCCATGTGGACTTCCAGTGTGTTAAGTCAAAGTCCATTACCAACCTGGCGGCGGCAGCGGCTGACATCCCCCAGGACCAGCTGGTGGTAATGCACCCTGGCCCCCAAGTGGATGAACTGGACATCCTGCCTAATCACCCACCCAGTGGGAATCACTACAGCAACAACTACTCCAATGAGCCTGACCCTGATGCACCTTCACCTGCTGTCTGA
- the btbd10b gene encoding BTB/POZ domain-containing protein 10 isoform X1 yields MAASLQSYDSNSSDTENWERKATSRPRKLCKHSSSSQARASRVEAEQRKMSLHGASGGCERSRDRRRSSDRSRDSSHEREGQLTPCIRNVTSPTRQHNSDRERDGGSSSRPNSPRPQRVSPSGSSSSGVVSSRNSSLSSTEGTFKSLGVGEMVFVYENPKEGGASATIGNRNIRTSERVTLIVDNTRFVVDPSIFTAQPNTMLGRMFGSGREHNFTRPNEKGEYEVAEGISSTVFRAILDYYKSGIIRCPDGISIPELREACDYLCISFDYSTIKCRDLSALMHELSNDGARRQFEFYLEEMVLPLMVASAQSGERECHIVVLTDDDVVDWDEEYPPQMGEEYSQIIYSTKLYRFFKYIENRDVAKSVLKERGLKKIRLGIEGYPTYKEKVKKRPGGRPEVIYNYVQRPFIRMSWEKEEGKSRHVDFQCVKSKSITNLAAAAADIPQDQLVVMHPGPQVDELDILPNHPPSGNHYSNNYSNEPDPDAPSPAV; encoded by the exons ATGGCAGCGAGTCTGCAGTCATATGACAGTAACTCCAGTGACACCGAAAACTGGGAACGAAAAGCAACAAGCCGACCCCGCAAACTCTGCAAGCATTCGAG CAGCAGCCAGGCCCGAGCATCTCGAGTGGAGGCCGAACAGAGGAAGATGAGCCTGCATGGTGCCAGTGGAGGCTGTGAACGCTCACGTGACCGCCGCCGCTCCAGCGATCGCTCCAGGGACTCCTCACACGAGAGAGAAGGCCAGCTCACCCCCTGCATTCGCAACGTCACCTCACCCACCCGCCAGCACAACAGTG ACCGTGAACGAGATGGTGGCTCATCATCGAGGCCTAATAGTCCTCGGCCTCAGAGAGTTTCTCCGagtggctccagcagcagcggGGTGGTGAGCAGCCGCAACAGCAGCCTGTCCAGCACTGAAGGCACATTCAAGAGCTTGGGAGTTGGAGAAATGGTTTTTGTCTATGAGAATCCCAAGGAGGGGGGAGCGAGTGCCACCATCGGAAACCGAAACATTCGGACCTCAGAAAGAGTCACTTTGATTGTTGACAACACACGCTTCGTAGTTGATCCTTCCATCTTCACTGCACAACCCAACACAATGTTGGGCAG AATGTTCGGATCTGGAAGAGAACATAATTTCACACGACCCAACGAGAAGGGGGAGTACGAGGTGGCTGAGGGCATTAGCTCAACAGTTTTTCGCGCAATTCTG GATTACTACAAATCTGGGATAATCCGCTGTCCTGATGGAATCTCCATCCCTGAGTTGCGGGAGGCGTGTGACTATCTATGCATTTCCTTCGACTACAGCACCATCAAATGCAGAGACCTCA GTGCCCTGATGCACGAGCTGTCCAATGACGGAGCTCGGCGACAATTTGAGTTTTACCTGGAGGAAATGGTTCTGCCTTTGATGGTGGCCAGCGCCCAGAGCGGGGAGAGGGAATGTCACATTGTAGTcctcactgatgatgatgtggttGACTGGGATGAAGAATATCCACCACAAATGGGAGAAGAGTATTCGCAGA TCATCTACAGCACAAAACTGTACAGATTTTTCAAGTATATTGAGAACCGAGATGTTGCCAAATCAGTCTTAAAGGAGAGAggattaaagaaaataagacTGGGCATTGAAG GCTATCCCACATATAAAGAGAAAGTCAAAAAACGGCCAGGAGGTCGTCCAGAGGTCATTTACAACTACGTCCAGAGGCCCTTCATCCGCATGTCCTGGGAAAAGGAAGAGGGTAAAAGTCGCCATGTGGACTTCCAGTGTGTTAAGTCAAAGTCCATTACCAACCTGGCGGCGGCAGCGGCTGACATCCCCCAGGACCAGCTGGTGGTAATGCACCCTGGCCCCCAAGTGGATGAACTGGACATCCTGCCTAATCACCCACCCAGTGGGAATCACTACAGCAACAACTACTCCAATGAGCCTGACCCTGATGCACCTTCACCTGCTGTCTGA
- the btbd10b gene encoding BTB/POZ domain-containing protein 10 isoform X3: protein MSLHGASGGCERSRDRRRSSDRSRDSSHEREGQLTPCIRNVTSPTRQHNSDRERDGGSSSRPNSPRPQRVSPSGSSSSGVVSSRNSSLSSTEGTFKSLGVGEMVFVYENPKEGGASATIGNRNIRTSERVTLIVDNTRFVVDPSIFTAQPNTMLGRMFGSGREHNFTRPNEKGEYEVAEGISSTVFRAILDYYKSGIIRCPDGISIPELREACDYLCISFDYSTIKCRDLSALMHELSNDGARRQFEFYLEEMVLPLMVASAQSGERECHIVVLTDDDVVDWDEEYPPQMGEEYSQIIYSTKLYRFFKYIENRDVAKSVLKERGLKKIRLGIEGYPTYKEKVKKRPGGRPEVIYNYVQRPFIRMSWEKEEGKSRHVDFQCVKSKSITNLAAAAADIPQDQLVVMHPGPQVDELDILPNHPPSGNHYSNNYSNEPDPDAPSPAV from the exons ATGAGCCTGCATGGTGCCAGTGGAGGCTGTGAACGCTCACGTGACCGCCGCCGCTCCAGCGATCGCTCCAGGGACTCCTCACACGAGAGAGAAGGCCAGCTCACCCCCTGCATTCGCAACGTCACCTCACCCACCCGCCAGCACAACAGTG ACCGTGAACGAGATGGTGGCTCATCATCGAGGCCTAATAGTCCTCGGCCTCAGAGAGTTTCTCCGagtggctccagcagcagcggGGTGGTGAGCAGCCGCAACAGCAGCCTGTCCAGCACTGAAGGCACATTCAAGAGCTTGGGAGTTGGAGAAATGGTTTTTGTCTATGAGAATCCCAAGGAGGGGGGAGCGAGTGCCACCATCGGAAACCGAAACATTCGGACCTCAGAAAGAGTCACTTTGATTGTTGACAACACACGCTTCGTAGTTGATCCTTCCATCTTCACTGCACAACCCAACACAATGTTGGGCAG AATGTTCGGATCTGGAAGAGAACATAATTTCACACGACCCAACGAGAAGGGGGAGTACGAGGTGGCTGAGGGCATTAGCTCAACAGTTTTTCGCGCAATTCTG GATTACTACAAATCTGGGATAATCCGCTGTCCTGATGGAATCTCCATCCCTGAGTTGCGGGAGGCGTGTGACTATCTATGCATTTCCTTCGACTACAGCACCATCAAATGCAGAGACCTCA GTGCCCTGATGCACGAGCTGTCCAATGACGGAGCTCGGCGACAATTTGAGTTTTACCTGGAGGAAATGGTTCTGCCTTTGATGGTGGCCAGCGCCCAGAGCGGGGAGAGGGAATGTCACATTGTAGTcctcactgatgatgatgtggttGACTGGGATGAAGAATATCCACCACAAATGGGAGAAGAGTATTCGCAGA TCATCTACAGCACAAAACTGTACAGATTTTTCAAGTATATTGAGAACCGAGATGTTGCCAAATCAGTCTTAAAGGAGAGAggattaaagaaaataagacTGGGCATTGAAG GCTATCCCACATATAAAGAGAAAGTCAAAAAACGGCCAGGAGGTCGTCCAGAGGTCATTTACAACTACGTCCAGAGGCCCTTCATCCGCATGTCCTGGGAAAAGGAAGAGGGTAAAAGTCGCCATGTGGACTTCCAGTGTGTTAAGTCAAAGTCCATTACCAACCTGGCGGCGGCAGCGGCTGACATCCCCCAGGACCAGCTGGTGGTAATGCACCCTGGCCCCCAAGTGGATGAACTGGACATCCTGCCTAATCACCCACCCAGTGGGAATCACTACAGCAACAACTACTCCAATGAGCCTGACCCTGATGCACCTTCACCTGCTGTCTGA